One window of Catharus ustulatus isolate bCatUst1 chromosome 3, bCatUst1.pri.v2, whole genome shotgun sequence genomic DNA carries:
- the POPDC3 gene encoding popeye domain-containing protein 3, producing the protein MGENASFWESLIYAHPTCTTWKQEAEGSIYHLASIFFVVGFMGGSGFFGLLYVFSLLGLGFLCSSVWAWLDVCAADIFSWNFVLFTICFVQFVYVTYQVRSVAFDREFQELYSALFQPLGISLTVYRKIVLCCDAEVITLEKEHCYAMQGKTPIDKLSLLVSGRIRVTVDGEFLHYIFPLQFLDSPEWDSLRPTEEGIFQVTLTAETDCRYVAWRRKKLYLLFAKHRFISRLFSILIGSDIAEKLYALNDRVHVGQGFRYDIRLPNFYHVALPETPPVQPSHHPHHLQRGSPRHKPAGVPNCGSFLAPS; encoded by the exons ATGGGAGAAAATGCAAGTTTTTGGGAAAGTCTGATATATGCACATCCTACATGTACCACCTGGAAGCAAGAGGCAGAGGGATCTATCTACCACCTAGCCAGCATCTTCTTTGTTGTGGGCTTCATGGGTGGAAGTGGATTCTTCGGGCTCCTCTATGTCTTCAGCTTGCTTGGACTGGgctttctctgctcttctgtgTGGGCTTGGCTGGATGTGTGTGCTGCTGATATATTCTCCTGGAATTTTGTGCTGTTCACTATATGCTTCGTCCAGTTCGTTTATGTTACCTACCAAGTCCGCAGTGTGGCCTTTGACAGAGAATTCCAGGAGCTCTACAGTGCTCTCTTCCAGCCTCTGGGAATTTCCTTGACTGTGTACAGGAAGATTGTCTTGTGCTGTGATGCAGAAGTGATTACCCTGGAGAAGGAGCATTGTTACGCCATGCAGGGGAAAACGCCTATTGACAAACTGTCCTTGCTTGTGTCAGGCAG GATCAGAGTGACAGTTGATGGGGAATTTCTGcattatatttttcctcttcagtttcTGGACTCTCCTGAATGGGATTCACTGAGGCCCACAGAAGAGGGAATTTTCCAG gtgacaCTTACAGCAGAGACAGACTGCCGGTACGTGgcctggaggaggaagaagctCTACCTGCTGTTCGCTAAGCACCGCTTCATCTCCCGCCTGTTCTCCATTTTAATTGGCAGCGACATTGCTGAAAAACTGTACGCCCTGAACGACAGGGTGCACGTGGGGCAAGGCTTCAGGTACGACATCCGCTTGCCCAACTTCTACCATGTGGCTCTGCCAGAGACCCCTCCTGTGCAGCCCTCCCACCACCCCCACCACCTCCAGCGGGGCTCCCCCAGGCACAAGCCCGCGGGGGTCCCCAACTGTGGCTCCTTCCTCGCACCCTCCTAG